Genomic segment of Eupeodes corollae chromosome 2, idEupCoro1.1, whole genome shotgun sequence:
ATTTGCcgtattgaaaatttgtaacaTTTGTCGACGTTTTTAGGTCCCTACAATTTAGATCAAGGGAAGTAAaggactttaaacaaaattgattgtgtacattttttactatagcaatttaagTAAAATGCACGACTGTGTCGCACAAACTTGCTCATgcatccaaagagtctgtttgaaaaatatttcctgtattttatgATCTAAAAATGTACCggcaaaaaaatttaatatcaaggTACTGACTTCCAAATTATTTCActacatataaaattttgttaacttaaGAACATGTTGTTAGAAAAATCCGAGCTgcattttttcataagaaaggAAAACTTCCATAAATGCTGCTTTTTTACAGAAcacgaaaaacaacaaaaaactgatgagAAATATTTAATGACAGCAAAAAAGATTTAACCTCCAATTTTTTTGTGcacaaaatattcttattaaaatgttgttaaagttttagaaaaaaaaagggaCCAGATTGGgagtaatcagtgtgggtcacgttcgcatccagcctcttttttacttttaaaagtgttttaaatgacaattttgctgattacaaaaaaatatgtggtgcaagttttcacttttcataaatttgtgtcgcatcccaaccactttttaaaaacagctatattaaaaaatttaagtatgctaacttttcaacaaaaaaatgaaaaaaaaaattacgccATTCTTTCGAAAatgttaaaactaaattaaaaacaactaattaaatctaaaactaaaactaattaaatctaaataatattttatacttGTAGAAAAGGACCAGAAGTTCCTAGTTCAATAGTCCTTTGAAAGATCCTAATGAAagacttttaaataataacacgCTATTTAACTTAACccttttgattttgataaacTTATATACCTATACAGTcttttaactaaataaaataaggtaACCATAACTTTGAGTCGTTGTGTTTCGCCTTACAAGAGTTCaacttatgtaaataaaattaatataaataaaaccacaataatattaatgtttaatcactattataacttttttattgaCGTTTCAAGAATCCACCGTATGAGTGTCCGTATGATCCGTATGAGTGAGCAACTGGAATGGAAGCGGCCAATGGAGCAGAGTATGATGAAATAATTGGAGATGAACGGTAGACTGGAGCAGATACAATTGGAGCAGAGTGGTAAATTGGAGCTGAATGATATACTGGAGCAGCAGCGCGGATAACCTGAACAGCTGGAGCAGATTGAACGTATTGCACTGCAGGGTTGGAAATGTAGCTTCCAGAGCTGTAAACACCGCTACCGTACACGTTGTTGCCGGCAAGGTATCCAGCGTTAGCGACAGCCAAAACGGCGAACAAACAAATAAGGAACTACAAAATTGGGAGAAAAactgatattttaaaagtcctttaatatttaaattttaataaaacttacttTCATAATGATATGGGTGTGTTTTCTTAGTTCGGAGTAAACTACTAGATTGATCTTCTTTTGGTATCatactttattttatacaaaattcaaagtcaaataaaactacatattttgtttaagaattcaGATCAAACTCATACAACTGTGTATAGGTGAAGAAGTGTGAGCAACTCAAAAACAAGAGACctcgatacatttttaaaattttaaaataatttaacaattaattaagAGGTAAATAGCAGTGTatcttagaaaaaaattcaGTAAACTAAACCAAAAggttttctttaaaagataaatgCAGATTTAAGGTAATTCAAAAGCGATAATTTAGATTTATATACAAatctattgttttcaatatgcaTATGATTctcatattattatttaaattttgcaatttctgttttttttttaaactctatcTAGAACAGGTTGAATACAAACTTTTGGCACGGAAGTGGAGAAAAGGGAAACCAAAATGCATGATGAAAATATGAAAGCAAAACTAAGATGTTCAAAACTACCCTAAATAAATTTATGCAGGACTAAAATTTCATTgctctttattttaaaacaagcgATAAaggaacttaaaaatgtttatttcaaaaacttgcactTTGCACTAAATTCCACAGTTGTTGTTTTATCTGGCAACGGAAACGAACTAATTGGACTTTAATTGTGGGAGCTTCTTAAACGGTCGGAAAACTGATACGGCAGAATGGCTATTAAAGAGAAGAACCGTTGTTTGATTCATCTTTTTCGCTGCGAACTTTTTGCATGTGAGAATTGAGTCAATTTAAAACTTATGGAAAAACTGAAGCTCTTCAAATAAGAAATTTTGGTATGGTGTCTCCTACGCTTATAACAAATAAGAACTTTCAGACAACGCTGTCTGATTCAAgtgttacaaaacaaaaaaatattaactttaaaatattgttattaatgttttgtttagaagAATCGACTAACAGAATACATGGGAAGTTATCTGTATGGTTTGAATCCCAGCCtccaattgtttttaaatgttttcagaatttaaaattttgatatttatttttaaaaaaatgatgaatcTATCACTTAAAAAAACTGCATCGAACAGCTCAACTTAAAAAACAGAAGTAAGTAGATCGAAATTGATGTCAGCttcatgttttcttaaaaaaaaaattagaacattATTCGAGCTAAGTGcaaataattaacttttttaacagtaCTCATATGTTTTTGATACAACCAGGAAATAAAGGT
This window contains:
- the LOC129944977 gene encoding pupal cuticle protein C1B-like → MKFLICLFAVLAVANAGYLAGNNVYGSGVYSSGSYISNPAVQYVQSAPAVQVIRAAAPVYHSAPIYHSAPIVSAPVYRSSPIISSYSAPLAASIPVAHSYGSYGHSYGGFLKRQ